One segment of Haliotis asinina isolate JCU_RB_2024 chromosome 12, JCU_Hal_asi_v2, whole genome shotgun sequence DNA contains the following:
- the LOC137258361 gene encoding glutathione synthetase-like: MADCLGTQFHVDEKRLHEVLDKAKAFALTKGICMQSEQQGQNGTMLAQYFPLTLFPSVVPRACFQEAVDCMLDFNTLTHKVAHDHNFLENSLKNVLEVDEFTQGLWKIYTQVREEGYSQPFSLGLHRNDFMIDTKNPGHVQIKQVEINTMAAGAASLGSLLVLLHRFTLDIMGKHYDKEEVPDNDAPLGTAWGLLKAWELYGRKQASILFVVCETESNIFDQRHLEFTVFSLNPGVRVLRRTYLDIYNGASLTEDKRLLVDGDEVAVVYLRAGYTPAEYPTHKEWDARLKLERSLAIKCPSIQYHLAGLKKIQQELTLPGSVEQFIKDPTAVKRIRATFVKQYSLDLGPEGNQGLELGKTDPDMYVVKPQREGGGNNLYRNDIREFLEKHTNSKERNAYILMERIFPKAHKNYLVSPGRSFVLSDVTSELGIYGVYIGSATEEKMNMQCGHILRTKLLGTDEGGLCSGHACLDTPFLVNEDQA; this comes from the exons ATGGCCGATTGCTTGGGGACCCAGTTTCATGTAGATGAGAAAAGACTTCATGAAGTTTTGGACAAAGCAAAAGCTTTTGCGCTCACAAAAG GAATATGTATGCAGTCTGAACAGCAAGGACAAAATGGTACAATGCTGGCTCAGTATTTCCCCTTGACCCTGTTTCCCAGCGTGGTGCCCCGGGCTTGCTTCCAGGAGGCGGTGGACTGCATGCTGGATTTCAACACACTCACCCATAAAGTAGCTCATGACCACAACTTCCTGGAAAACTCACTTAAAAA tgttttggaGGTTGATGAGTTTACACAGGGGTTGTGGAAGATCTACACACAAGTGAGGGAAGAGGGATATAGTCAG CCCTTCTCACTGGGATTGCACAGAAACGATTTCATGATCGATACAAAGAACCCTGGTCACGTCCAGATTAAACAGGTTGAGATCAACACAATGGCAGCTGGAGCGGCCAGCCTTGGATCATTGTTAGTTCTCCTGCACAG GTTTACCCTTGACATCATGGGGAAACATTACGATAAAGAGGAG GTCCCGGATAATGACGCTCCTCTGGGAACAGCATGGGGTTTACTGAAGGCCTGGGAGTTGTATGGACGGAAACA GGCCTCCATTCTCTTCGTGGTGTGCGAGACAGAGTCAAACATATTTGATCAACGACATCTGGAGTTCACGGTCTTCTCTCTCAACCCAGGCGTTCGGGTTCTACGTCGTACCTACCTGGACATCTACAACGGCGCTTCCTTGACAGAAGATAAGAGACTGCTGGT TGACGGAGATGAAGTGGCCGTTGTGTATCTGCGTGCAGGTTATACACCAGCTGAATACCCTACACATAAG GAATGGGATGCTAGACTAAAACTTGAACGTTCTTTGGCTATCAAATGTCCCTCCATCCAATATCATCTAGCTGGGTTAAAGAAAATCCAACAAGAGTTAACCCTACCTGGGTCAGTGGAACAATTCATCAAAGACCCAACTGCAGTGAAGAGAATCCGAGCTACATTTGTGAAGCAGTATAGTTTAGATCTG GGTCCAGAGGGGAATCAGGGCTTGGAACTGGGGAAGACTGACCCGGACATGTACGTTGTCAAGCCACAGAGAGAAGGGGGAG GAAACAATCTGTATAGAAACGACATCAGAGAATTCCTGGAGAAACACACGAATTCAAAAGAGAGGAATGCCTACATTCTGATGGAGAGGATTTTCCCAAAGGCACATAAGAACTATCTTGTCTCTCCAGGGAGATCCTTTGTCCTGTCTGATGTGACCAGTGAACTTGGGATATACGGAGTGTATATTGG GTCAGCCACAGAGGAGAAGATGAACATGCAGTGTGGCCACATACTGAGGACGAAGCTCCTTGGAACAGACGAAGGTGGATTGTGCTCTGGGCATGCGTGTCTTGACACACCATTCCTCGTGAACGAAGATCAAGCTTAA